From a single Aphelocoma coerulescens isolate FSJ_1873_10779 chromosome 31, UR_Acoe_1.0, whole genome shotgun sequence genomic region:
- the NAA40 gene encoding N-alpha-acetyltransferase 40, producing the protein MGRKSSKAKEKKQRRLEERAAMAAVCAKVEAANKLQDPLEAFPVFKKYDRNGLNVSIECRRVSGLEPSTLDWAFELTKANMQTLYEQSEWGWKEREKREELRDERAWYLLAREAGAGPVAFSHFRFDVECGDEVLYCYEVQLESRVRRRGLGKFLLQILQLVANSTQMKKVMLTVFKHNHGAYQFFREALQFEVDAASPSVSGCCGDDASYEILSRSTRFGDPHPGGGPCAGCCH; encoded by the exons ATGGGG AGGAAGTCGAGCAAAGCCAAGGAGAAGAAGCAGCGGCGGCTGGAGGAGCGCGCGGCCATGGCCGCTGTCTGCGCCAAGGTCGAGGCCGCCAACAAA CTCCAAGATCCCCTCGAAGCCTTCCCGGTGTTCAAGAAGTACGACAGGAACGG CCTGAACGTGTCCATCGAGTGCCGCCGCGTGTCCGGCCTGGAGCCGTCCACCCTGGACTGGGCCTTCGAGCTGACCAAGGCCAACATGCAGACGCT GTACGAGCAGAGCGAGTGGGGCTGGAAGGAGCGGGAGAAGCGGGAGGAGCTGCGGGACGAGCGCGCCTGGTACCTCCTGGCCCGCGAGGCCGGCGCCGGCCCCGTGGCCTTCTCCCACTTCCGCTTCGACGTCGAGTGCGGCGACGAGGTCCTGTACTG CTACGAGGTGCAGCTGGAGAGCCGAGTGCGGCGGCGAGGGCTGGGCAAGTTCCTGCTGCAGATCCTGCAGCTCGTGGCCAACAG caCGCAGATGAAGAAGGTGATGCTGACCGTGTTCAAGCACAACCACGGCGCCTACCAGTTCTTCCGCGAGGCGCTGCA gtTCGAGGTGGACGCCGCCTCCCCCAGCGTGTCCGGCTGCTGCGGGGACGACGCCTCCTACGAGATCCTGAGCCGCAGCACCAGGTTCGGGGACCCCCACCCCGGGGGGGGCCCCTGCGCCGGCTGCTGCCActga
- the RCOR2 gene encoding LOW QUALITY PROTEIN: REST corepressor 2 (The sequence of the model RefSeq protein was modified relative to this genomic sequence to represent the inferred CDS: substituted 1 base at 1 genomic stop codon), translating to MPSVMEKPSGILSRSRAKAGGGAGPPHSEDEASEDEHAHDSMIRVGADYQAVIPDCKPESPARYSNKELKGMLVWAPNHCVSDAKLDRYIAMAKDKHGYNIEQALGMLLWHKHDVEKSLADLANFTPFPDEWTVEDKVLFEQAFSFHGKSFARIQQMLPDKLIPSLVKYYYSWKKTRSRTSVMDRQARRLLGRRDRDDSNDETDEHRPNPDGDTEPADPKKEPINEPSXLQPCYPKAGPRKEPQYRHHPPARQRRRPPRGMRLSREDVAEVTANPDLGARALRQLDCQLVALKRQVQRIKQINSGLRQALDGGLEGLRPPEGNGKFSSRWTTDEQLLVVQALRRYGRDFPAVAAVLGNKTAAQVRSFVLGPRRRLGLERLLRQHQGRGEPPTAPPGDRPEPEEDEEVQITGVSHPAPPPPPSSAPPPGAAPPPSRPPAPPPLLRPAPPPAPPPALPRPPPPLQPGRAPPPLLRPGPAPSARPRPPAAGHAPPR from the exons ATGCCGTCGGTGATGGAGAAGCCCTCGGGGATCCTGTCCCGCAGCCGGGCCAaggcggggggcggcgcggggccccCCCACTCCGAGGACGAGGCCAGCGAGGACGAGCACGCCCACG aCAGCATGATCCGGGTGGGGGCCGACTACCAGGCGGTGATTCCCGACTGCAAACCAG aGAGCCCCGCTCGCTACAGCAACAAGGAGCTGAAGGGGATGCTGGTGTGGGCCCCCAACCACTGCGTGTCCGACGCCAAAC tgGACAGGTACATCGCCATGGCCAAGGACAAGCACGGCTACAACATCGAGCAG GCTCTGGGGATGCTGCTGTGGCACAAACACGACGTGGAGAAGTCCTTGGCTGACCTGGCCAACTTCACGCCCTTCCCGGACGAGTGGACGGTGGAGGACAAGGTGCTCTTCGAGCAGGCCTTCAGCTTCCACGGCAAGAGCTTCGCCCGCATCCAGCAGATG ctcccGGACAAGCTCATTCCCAGCCTGGTCAAGTATTATTATTCCTGGAAGAAGACCCGGTCCCGCACCAGCGTCATGGACCGCCAGGCCCGGCGCCTGCTGGGCCGCCGGGACCGCGACGACAG CAACGACGAGACTGACGAGCACCGACCCAACCCCGACGGGGACACGGAGCCTGCGGACCCCAAAAAAGAG CCGATTAACGAACCGAGCTAATTGCAGCCGTGCTACCCCAAGGCGGGGCCGCGCAAGGAGCCGCAGTACCGGCACCACCCCCCGGCGCGGCAGCGGCGCCGCCCCCCCCGCGGGATGCGCCTGAGCCGCGAGGACGTGGCCGAGGTCACGGCCAACCCCGACCTGGGCGCGCGGGCCCTGCGCCAGCTCGACTGCCAGCTGGTGGCCCTCAAGCGGCAG GTGCAGCGGATCAAACAGATCAACAGCGGCCTCAGGCAGGCGCTGGACGGGGGcctggaggggctgcggccgcctGAG ggcaACGGCAAGTTCAGCTCCCGCTGGACAACGGACgagcagctgctggtggtgcAGG CCCTGCGCCGTTACGGCCGCGATTTCCCGGCGGTGGCGGCCGTGCTGGGCAACAAAACGGCGGCGCAGGTTCGGAGCTTCGTGCTGGGCCCCCGGCGCCGCCTGGGCCTCGAGCGGCTCCTGCGGCAGCACCAGGGCCGGGGGGAGCCCCCGACAGCCCCCCCCGGGGACCGCCCCGAGccggaggaggacgaggag GTGCAGATCACAGGTGTGtcccacccggccccgcccccgccgccctcctcggccccgccccccggcgcggccccgcccccctcgcgcccgccggccccgcccccgctgctgcgcccggccccgcccccggccccgccccccgcgctccCGCGgccgcccccccccctccagcccggccgggccccgcccccgctgctccgccccggccccgcccccagcgccaggccccgcccccccgctgCTGGCCACGCCCCACCCCGCTGA